Proteins encoded in a region of the Clostridium butyricum genome:
- a CDS encoding AIM24 family protein, producing the protein MRSSLNFTNKLSKLAEMENDSIFQILEYENLEGATDVESAFGLNIIRESGIKLKQIRIALENSSVILEPGALSYMKGNIKISSKTGGVLGFGKKLISSKLTGETVFKPTYSGTGEIFLEPSFGNFALIELEDDEIIVDDGLFFACESSVEVGVTIQRNLSAALLGDETLCQTKISGSGIVALEIPVPESEIFKCILIDDTLKVDGNFAILRTGNIEFTVEKSSKSIVGSVTSGEGLVNVYRGSGEVWLVPTKSVYSDLKSKGLNEMRKSQHRMNTEED; encoded by the coding sequence ATGAGAAGTTCATTAAATTTTACAAATAAGTTAAGCAAGCTTGCTGAGATGGAGAATGACTCAATATTTCAAATATTAGAATACGAAAATTTAGAAGGTGCTACAGATGTAGAATCAGCATTTGGACTAAACATAATTAGGGAAAGTGGGATAAAGCTTAAACAGATTAGAATAGCTTTAGAAAATAGTAGTGTGATACTTGAGCCAGGAGCTTTGAGTTATATGAAAGGAAATATAAAGATAAGTAGTAAAACAGGTGGTGTACTAGGATTTGGTAAAAAGCTTATTTCAAGCAAGCTTACTGGTGAAACTGTTTTTAAACCAACTTATAGCGGTACAGGAGAAATTTTTTTAGAACCATCCTTTGGAAATTTTGCTTTAATTGAACTTGAAGATGATGAAATAATTGTAGATGATGGATTGTTTTTTGCATGTGAAAGTAGCGTTGAAGTTGGAGTTACTATTCAGCGAAACTTATCAGCAGCACTTTTAGGAGATGAGACTTTATGTCAGACTAAAATAAGTGGTAGTGGTATAGTTGCATTAGAAATACCAGTTCCTGAAAGTGAAATATTTAAATGCATATTAATAGATGACACTTTAAAAGTTGATGGAAATTTTGCAATATTAAGGACTGGCAATATAGAGTTTACAGTAGAAAAATCGTCAAAATCAATTGTTGGATCTGTTACTAGTGGTGAAGGTCTTGTTAATGTTTATAGAGGATCAGGAGAAGTATGGCTTGTTCCAACAAAAAGCGTTTATAGTGATTTAAAAAGTAAAGGGTTAAATGAAATGAGAAAATCTCAACATAGAATGAATACAGAAGAAGATTAA
- a CDS encoding YerC/YecD family TrpR-related protein — translation MSSLESKIKSKELDLFFKAILKLDNIEECYKFFEDVATINEVKALAQRLHVATLLKEKNTYSEIAEITGASTATISRVNRCLNYGSDGYNLVLEKLKDSMDENN, via the coding sequence ATGAGTTCGTTAGAATCAAAAATTAAAAGCAAGGAACTAGATTTATTCTTTAAGGCAATATTAAAACTTGATAATATAGAAGAATGTTATAAATTTTTTGAAGATGTAGCAACTATAAATGAAGTAAAAGCTTTAGCACAAAGATTACATGTTGCAACTCTTCTTAAAGAGAAGAATACTTATTCAGAAATTGCAGAAATAACAGGTGCAAGTACAGCAACAATAAGCAGAGTAAATAGATGCTTGAATTATGGTAGTGATGGATATAATTTAGTATTGGAAAAGCTAAAAGATAGCATGGATGAAAATAATTAA
- the glmM gene encoding phosphoglucosamine mutase produces MGRMFGTDGVRGVANTELTAQIAYNLGRAGAYVLTEGAHKPKILVAKDTRISGDMLESALIAGILSVGAEAVVLGVVPTPAVAYLTRKYGADAGVMISASHNPVEYNGIKFFNDKGYKLSDELEDEIQRVIESDFEGVPSPIGTNIGKETIETSALDHYIEFAKETIPYSLKGLKIALDCANGASYKSSVKAFRELGAEVFVINDNPDGTNINENCGSTHPEELMEYVVKKGCDLGFAFDGDADRCLAVDEKGNLVNGDFILMLCAKYLKEIGKLKDDTLVVTVMSNLGLDIAAKKEGINIVKTSVGDRYVLEEMIKDNYVLGGEQSGHVIFLDYNTTGDGLVTALQIASIVKKKEAGLSELCSIMKELPQVLANATIPNEKKNLYLTDDEIQNEIKKIEEALNGVGRVLIRPSGTEPLVRVMLEGENQEEIDKMAHGLADLIQRKYA; encoded by the coding sequence ATGGGTAGAATGTTTGGAACTGATGGAGTAAGAGGAGTTGCCAATACAGAGTTAACAGCACAAATTGCATATAATCTTGGAAGAGCTGGAGCGTATGTTTTAACTGAAGGTGCTCATAAACCTAAAATATTAGTTGCAAAAGATACAAGAATATCAGGAGATATGCTTGAATCAGCATTAATAGCAGGTATTTTATCTGTAGGAGCAGAAGCTGTTGTACTTGGAGTTGTACCAACACCAGCAGTTGCTTATTTAACAAGAAAATACGGAGCTGATGCAGGTGTTATGATTTCAGCATCACATAATCCAGTAGAATATAATGGTATTAAATTCTTCAATGACAAAGGATATAAATTATCAGATGAATTAGAAGATGAAATTCAGAGAGTTATTGAAAGCGATTTTGAAGGTGTTCCAAGTCCAATAGGAACAAATATTGGTAAAGAAACAATTGAAACTTCAGCTTTAGATCACTATATTGAATTTGCTAAAGAAACAATTCCTTATAGTTTAAAGGGATTAAAAATTGCATTAGATTGTGCTAATGGAGCTTCATATAAATCATCAGTAAAAGCATTTAGAGAATTAGGTGCAGAGGTTTTTGTTATCAATGATAACCCAGATGGAACAAATATTAATGAAAACTGTGGCTCAACACATCCAGAAGAATTAATGGAATATGTGGTTAAAAAAGGATGCGATTTAGGATTTGCATTTGATGGTGATGCAGATAGATGTTTAGCAGTAGATGAAAAAGGAAACCTTGTTAATGGTGACTTTATACTAATGTTATGTGCTAAATATTTAAAGGAAATTGGTAAGCTTAAAGATGATACTTTAGTAGTAACAGTAATGAGTAATCTTGGTTTAGACATTGCAGCTAAAAAAGAAGGTATTAATATAGTTAAAACAAGTGTTGGAGATAGATATGTTCTTGAAGAAATGATTAAGGACAACTATGTTTTAGGTGGAGAGCAATCTGGTCATGTTATATTTTTAGATTACAATACAACAGGTGATGGATTAGTAACAGCTCTTCAAATTGCATCAATAGTTAAAAAGAAAGAAGCTGGTTTATCAGAATTATGTTCTATAATGAAAGAGCTTCCTCAAGTTTTAGCTAATGCGACAATACCTAATGAAAAGAAAAACTTATACTTAACTGATGATGAAATACAGAATGAGATTAAAAAGATAGAAGAAGCATTAAATGGAGTTGGAAGAGTTCTTATAAGACCTTCAGGAACTGAACCATTAGTAAGAGTAATGCTTGAAGGTGAAAATCAAGAAGAAATAGATAAAATGGCACATGGATTAGCGGATTTAATTCAAAGAAAATATGCATAA
- the ilvN gene encoding acetolactate synthase small subunit, which produces MEKHVLSVLVKNSSGVLSRVSGLFSRRGYNIDSLTVGSTENPSISRMTITLMADDDVLEQVKKQLDKLEDVIRVVNFKVNESVYRELVLIKVRANAENRAAINETVKIFRSKIIDISTDTLTIELTGDEEKISALINLMKEYGIEEVARTGVTALQRGEKTIKNTIEN; this is translated from the coding sequence ATGGAAAAGCATGTATTATCTGTTTTAGTAAAGAATTCATCAGGAGTTTTAAGCAGAGTTAGTGGATTGTTTTCAAGACGAGGATATAATATCGACAGTTTAACTGTTGGAAGTACTGAGAACCCATCTATTTCAAGAATGACAATTACACTTATGGCTGATGACGATGTGTTAGAACAGGTAAAAAAACAATTAGATAAGCTGGAAGACGTTATAAGAGTTGTAAATTTTAAAGTTAATGAATCTGTTTATAGGGAATTAGTTTTAATCAAAGTAAGAGCAAACGCTGAGAACAGGGCAGCAATTAATGAAACTGTAAAAATATTTAGAAGTAAAATAATAGATATTTCAACAGACACATTAACAATTGAGTTAACAGGTGATGAAGAGAAGATATCAGCATTGATTAATCTGATGAAAGAATATGGAATAGAAGAAGTTGCAAGAACTGGAGTTACAGCGCTTCAAAGAGGTGAAAAAACCATAAAAAATACTATAGAGAATTAA
- the cimA gene encoding citramalate synthase, which produces MAENQVKIFDSTLRDGAQGQGISFSLEDKIKIVKILDDMHIDFIEAGNPGSNPKDMEFFKRLNEIELKNSKIAAFGSTRRPNIKAEEDKNIQDLLSSGSDVLIIFGKSWDFQVTDIIKTSLEENLKMISDTIHYLKKKGRRVIFDAEHFYDGYKSNKDYAMATIKAAEQAGAETVVLCDTNGGTLPPEIYEITKSVIEKVNAEVGIHSHDDMGMAVANSIMAVKAGAKQVQGTFIGIGERCGNANLSSIIPILKLKLEMNILDGIDLFGLTKTSRFIAEICNMTLYDESPFVGNSSFAHKGGMHIDAVTKCSKSYEHIDPKLVGNKRRFLVSEVSGKSMILQEIKKIFPNVSKDDVAVQKITDRLKELEYEGYQFEGAEGTVELIIRKIIGKYKPFFKLNHFKIIGEQPYGSDAFSSTAVINITVDEQNEMTAAEGEGPVNALDKAIRKALEVFYPELKKARLVDYKVRVLDSESATEAKVRVLIESTDGIDTWSTVGVSRDVIQASWIALVDSIEYKLLKDIERKVKAYF; this is translated from the coding sequence ATGGCAGAGAATCAGGTAAAAATATTTGATTCTACTTTGAGGGATGGTGCTCAGGGCCAGGGAATTTCTTTTTCTTTAGAAGATAAAATTAAAATTGTTAAGATTCTAGATGATATGCATATTGATTTTATTGAAGCTGGAAATCCAGGATCAAATCCAAAGGATATGGAATTCTTTAAACGACTGAATGAAATAGAATTGAAAAATTCAAAAATAGCAGCTTTTGGCTCAACCAGAAGACCTAATATTAAAGCTGAAGAAGATAAAAACATACAAGATTTGCTCTCATCAGGTTCAGATGTACTTATTATATTTGGGAAGTCATGGGATTTTCAAGTTACAGATATTATAAAAACATCACTTGAAGAAAATTTGAAAATGATAAGTGATACAATTCATTACTTAAAGAAAAAGGGTAGAAGAGTAATTTTTGATGCTGAACATTTTTATGATGGATACAAATCTAATAAGGATTATGCAATGGCAACAATAAAAGCTGCAGAGCAAGCAGGGGCAGAAACCGTTGTATTATGTGATACAAATGGAGGGACATTACCACCTGAAATATATGAAATAACAAAATCAGTAATTGAAAAGGTAAATGCTGAAGTAGGCATTCACAGTCATGATGATATGGGAATGGCAGTTGCAAATTCAATTATGGCTGTTAAAGCAGGGGCAAAGCAGGTTCAGGGAACTTTCATAGGCATAGGTGAAAGGTGTGGTAATGCAAACTTAAGCTCAATCATTCCAATTTTAAAACTTAAACTTGAAATGAATATTTTAGATGGAATTGATCTTTTTGGATTAACTAAAACATCAAGGTTTATAGCTGAAATATGTAATATGACTTTATATGATGAAAGTCCATTTGTAGGAAATTCATCTTTTGCACATAAAGGTGGAATGCATATCGATGCAGTAACAAAATGCTCAAAATCATATGAACACATTGATCCGAAACTAGTAGGTAATAAGAGAAGGTTTTTAGTTTCAGAAGTAAGTGGAAAAAGTATGATACTTCAAGAAATTAAAAAGATTTTTCCTAATGTATCAAAAGATGATGTAGCAGTTCAAAAAATTACAGATAGATTAAAAGAATTGGAATATGAAGGATATCAGTTCGAAGGTGCAGAAGGCACTGTTGAATTAATAATAAGAAAAATTATTGGTAAATATAAACCTTTCTTTAAACTGAATCATTTTAAGATAATTGGTGAACAACCATATGGATCTGATGCTTTTTCATCGACAGCTGTAATAAATATTACAGTTGATGAGCAAAATGAAATGACAGCAGCAGAGGGAGAAGGTCCTGTAAATGCACTTGATAAAGCTATAAGAAAAGCACTTGAAGTCTTCTATCCAGAATTAAAAAAAGCACGACTTGTTGATTATAAGGTTAGAGTTCTTGATTCAGAAAGTGCAACAGAGGCAAAAGTAAGAGTATTAATTGAATCAACTGACGGAATTGATACATGGAGTACTGTTGGGGTATCTAGAGACGTAATACAAGCTAGTTGGATAGCACTTGTAGATTCAATAGAGTATAAATTATTAAAAGATATAGAGAGAAAAGTTAAAGCATATTTTTAA
- the leuC gene encoding 3-isopropylmalate dehydratase large subunit, whose amino-acid sequence MGMTMTQKILAAHAGLECVKAGQLIEADLDLVLGNDITTPVAVNEFKKFGTDKVFSKSQIAIVPDHFTPNKDIKAAEQVKYIREFANKMEIENFFEIGEMGIEHCLVPEKGLAVAGDVVIGADSHTCTYGALGAFSTGIGSTDMAAGMATGKCWFKVPSALKFVLKNKPAKWISGKDIILHIIGMIGVDGALYKSMEFVGDGLNYLSMDDRFTMANMAIEAGGKNGIFPVDEKTEEYLKDHAKREWKKYEADEDAQYDEVYEIDLSTLRPTVSFPHLPDNTRTIDNTGDVKIDQVVIGSCTNGRISDLRVARDILKGKKVDKTIRCIVIPGTQKIYLQALEEGIIKDLIEAGAIVSTPTCGPCLGGHMGILAKDERCVSTTNRNFVGRMGHVESEVYLASPAVAAASAITGKITDPELV is encoded by the coding sequence ATGGGTATGACAATGACACAAAAGATTCTAGCTGCACATGCAGGATTAGAATGTGTAAAAGCTGGACAATTAATTGAAGCAGATCTTGATTTAGTATTAGGAAATGACATTACAACTCCAGTAGCTGTAAATGAATTTAAGAAGTTTGGAACTGATAAGGTATTTAGTAAAAGTCAAATAGCAATTGTTCCAGATCACTTTACTCCTAATAAGGATATAAAAGCGGCAGAACAAGTAAAGTATATTAGAGAGTTTGCAAATAAAATGGAAATTGAAAATTTCTTTGAAATTGGTGAAATGGGAATAGAACATTGTTTAGTACCAGAAAAGGGACTAGCTGTGGCTGGAGATGTAGTAATTGGTGCAGATTCTCATACTTGTACTTATGGAGCACTTGGAGCTTTTTCAACAGGTATAGGTTCAACAGATATGGCAGCTGGTATGGCAACAGGTAAGTGTTGGTTCAAAGTTCCATCAGCATTAAAGTTTGTTCTTAAAAACAAACCAGCAAAATGGATAAGTGGTAAAGATATAATTTTACACATAATCGGAATGATTGGTGTTGATGGTGCTTTATATAAATCAATGGAATTTGTAGGAGATGGTTTAAACTATCTTTCTATGGATGATAGATTTACAATGGCTAATATGGCGATTGAAGCTGGTGGAAAGAATGGAATATTCCCAGTAGATGAAAAGACTGAAGAATATTTAAAAGATCATGCTAAAAGAGAATGGAAAAAGTATGAGGCAGATGAAGATGCACAATATGATGAGGTTTATGAAATTGACTTAAGTACATTAAGACCAACAGTTTCATTCCCACATTTACCAGATAACACAAGAACAATTGATAATACTGGTGATGTAAAGATTGATCAGGTTGTAATTGGTTCATGTACTAATGGTAGAATTTCAGATTTAAGAGTAGCAAGGGATATTCTTAAAGGCAAAAAAGTTGATAAAACTATAAGATGTATCGTTATTCCAGGAACTCAGAAGATTTATCTTCAAGCTTTAGAAGAAGGAATAATTAAAGATTTAATTGAAGCTGGTGCGATTGTATCAACTCCAACATGTGGACCTTGCCTTGGAGGACATATGGGAATCTTAGCAAAAGATGAAAGATGTGTATCAACAACAAACAGAAATTTTGTAGGAAGAATGGGTCATGTTGAATCAGAAGTTTATCTTGCAAGTCCAGCAGTTGCAGCAGCATCTGCAATAACAGGAAAGATAACTGATCCAGAATTAGTGTAG
- the leuD gene encoding 3-isopropylmalate dehydratase small subunit, whose amino-acid sequence MSVKGRVFKYGDNVDTDVIIPARYLNTSDAKELAAHCMEDIDADFVKNVKDGDIIVANKNFGCGSSREHAPLAIKTAGVSCVIASTFARIFYRNSINIGLPILECDEAVKNIDAGDELEVDFKSGLIKNLTKNQEYQGEGFPEFMQKIIDNDGLIGYIKNS is encoded by the coding sequence ATGAGCGTAAAAGGTAGAGTATTCAAATATGGAGATAATGTAGATACAGATGTAATAATTCCAGCAAGATATTTAAATACATCTGATGCTAAAGAACTTGCTGCACATTGTATGGAAGATATAGATGCTGATTTTGTAAAGAATGTTAAAGATGGAGATATAATTGTTGCAAATAAAAACTTTGGATGTGGTTCTTCAAGAGAACATGCACCTTTAGCTATTAAAACAGCAGGTGTAAGCTGTGTTATAGCATCTACATTTGCAAGAATTTTCTATAGAAATTCAATTAATATTGGATTACCAATATTAGAATGTGATGAAGCTGTAAAGAATATCGATGCTGGTGATGAATTAGAAGTAGATTTTAAGAGTGGATTAATTAAGAATTTAACTAAAAATCAAGAATATCAAGGGGAAGGATTCCCAGAATTCATGCAGAAAATCATCGATAATGATGGTCTTATAGGATACATTAAGAATAGTTAG
- the leuB gene encoding 3-isopropylmalate dehydrogenase: MKCNIAVVPGDGIGPDIIAEAIKVLKTVGDKFGHRFEYEYAIAGGCAIDKTGEALPKETLEICKRNDAVLLGAVGGPKWDDPDAKVRPEQALLGLRSGMNLYCNLRPAVLYAPLKNASPLKDSIVGDGIDIAIVRELTGGIYFGERGRETVDGVESAYDTERYNVTEITRIVKIAFETAMKRNKKLTCVDKANILESSRLWRKVIGEMINDYPEVEVNYMYVDNAAMQLVKDPTQFDVIVTSNMFGDILSDEASMVTGSIGMLPSASLGDGTLGMYEPIHGSAPDIAGMGIANPLATILSTAMMLRYSFNLEEEAKSIEKAVLEVLEDGYRTGDIMSEGKNKVGTTEMGDLVCKKIVEGK, from the coding sequence ATGAAATGTAATATAGCTGTAGTACCAGGGGATGGAATAGGTCCAGATATAATAGCAGAAGCAATAAAGGTATTAAAGACAGTAGGAGATAAATTTGGACATAGATTTGAGTATGAATATGCTATTGCCGGTGGATGTGCAATTGATAAGACAGGAGAAGCACTTCCAAAAGAAACATTAGAAATATGTAAGAGAAATGATGCAGTGTTACTTGGAGCAGTTGGTGGTCCTAAATGGGATGATCCAGATGCTAAAGTAAGACCAGAACAAGCATTATTAGGATTAAGAAGCGGAATGAATCTTTACTGTAACCTTAGACCAGCAGTATTATATGCACCATTAAAAAATGCATCACCACTTAAAGATAGTATTGTTGGAGATGGAATAGATATTGCTATAGTAAGAGAATTAACTGGTGGTATTTATTTTGGTGAAAGAGGAAGAGAAACAGTTGATGGAGTAGAATCAGCTTATGATACTGAAAGATATAATGTAACTGAAATAACTAGAATTGTTAAAATTGCTTTTGAAACAGCGATGAAGAGAAATAAGAAATTAACTTGTGTTGATAAAGCTAACATTCTTGAAAGTTCAAGACTTTGGAGAAAAGTTATCGGTGAAATGATTAATGATTATCCGGAAGTTGAAGTTAATTATATGTATGTTGATAATGCAGCAATGCAACTTGTTAAGGATCCAACTCAATTTGATGTAATTGTTACTTCTAATATGTTTGGTGATATTTTATCTGATGAAGCAAGTATGGTTACAGGTTCTATTGGAATGTTACCATCAGCATCACTTGGAGATGGCACTTTAGGAATGTATGAACCAATTCATGGTAGTGCACCTGATATTGCAGGAATGGGAATTGCAAATCCATTAGCAACAATATTATCAACTGCTATGATGCTTAGATATAGTTTTAATTTAGAAGAAGAAGCTAAATCTATAGAAAAAGCTGTATTAGAAGTTCTTGAAGATGGATATAGAACTGGAGATATAATGAGCGAAGGTAAAAACAAGGTAGGAACAACAGAAATGGGTGATCTTGTTTGTAAAAAAATTGTTGAAGGGAAGTAG
- the ilvD gene encoding dihydroxy-acid dehydratase produces MKSDVLKKGPGKAAQRSLLRALGLTDEEINRPIIGVVSAQSDVIPGHMNLDKITEAVKKGITLAGGTPLVVPAIGVCDGLAMGHEGMKYSLVTRELIADSIECMAKAHAFDALVLIPNCDKIVPGMLMASLRVNIPSVMVSGGPMLAGKHKGNAISLSTMFEAVGSYENGLIDEKELCDIEKCACPTCGSCSGMFTANSMNCLCEVLGIALPGNGTIPAVYSERIRLAKQAGMAVMDMLERDIKPRDIVNEKSIMNALRADMALGCSTNSVLHITAIANEAKVNMNLDIINELSAKTPDLCKLAPASNIHIERLYEAGGIQAVLSELSKKVELNLDCITVTGKTLGENIEGASVQDYEVIRPIDNPYSETGGIAILRGNLAPEGAVVKRAAVLPQMLVHEGPAKVFNSEEEANAAIFDKKINAGDVIVIRYEGPKGGPGMREMLQATAAIAGMKLDDSVALITDGRFSGATRGASIGHVSPEAAAGGVIGLLKDGDIISIDINNNKLEVKLSDEELEERRKNFKPLEAKVKEGYLARYAKLVSSAAEGAILK; encoded by the coding sequence ATGAAAAGCGATGTACTTAAAAAAGGTCCTGGAAAGGCAGCTCAAAGATCTCTTCTTAGAGCATTAGGTTTAACTGATGAAGAAATAAATAGACCAATAATAGGAGTTGTATCTGCACAAAGTGATGTTATTCCAGGACATATGAATCTTGATAAAATAACTGAAGCTGTAAAAAAAGGTATAACACTTGCAGGTGGTACTCCACTTGTGGTTCCAGCTATAGGTGTTTGTGATGGGTTGGCAATGGGACATGAAGGTATGAAATATTCTCTTGTAACAAGAGAACTTATTGCAGATTCAATTGAATGTATGGCAAAAGCACATGCATTTGATGCATTAGTTTTAATTCCTAACTGTGATAAGATTGTTCCAGGGATGCTTATGGCATCATTAAGAGTTAATATACCATCAGTTATGGTAAGTGGTGGGCCAATGCTTGCAGGAAAACATAAAGGTAATGCTATTTCTCTTTCTACAATGTTTGAAGCGGTTGGATCTTATGAAAATGGATTAATAGATGAAAAAGAATTATGTGATATAGAAAAATGCGCATGTCCAACATGTGGATCATGTTCAGGTATGTTTACAGCAAACTCTATGAACTGTCTTTGTGAAGTACTAGGTATTGCTTTACCTGGAAATGGAACTATTCCAGCAGTTTATTCAGAAAGAATAAGACTTGCAAAACAAGCAGGTATGGCAGTTATGGATATGCTTGAAAGAGATATTAAGCCAAGAGATATTGTTAATGAAAAGAGTATAATGAATGCACTAAGAGCAGATATGGCTCTTGGATGTTCTACTAATAGTGTTCTTCATATTACAGCTATTGCAAATGAAGCAAAGGTTAATATGAACTTAGATATAATAAATGAATTATCAGCTAAGACACCAGATCTTTGTAAGCTTGCGCCAGCATCTAATATTCATATTGAAAGATTATATGAAGCCGGTGGAATTCAAGCAGTGTTAAGTGAATTATCTAAAAAGGTAGAACTTAATTTAGATTGCATTACTGTTACAGGAAAAACATTAGGGGAAAATATAGAAGGTGCGTCTGTTCAAGATTATGAAGTAATAAGACCAATAGATAATCCTTACAGTGAAACAGGTGGAATTGCAATACTTAGAGGGAATTTAGCACCAGAAGGAGCAGTTGTTAAAAGAGCAGCAGTGTTACCACAAATGTTAGTTCATGAAGGTCCAGCAAAGGTATTTAATTCTGAAGAAGAAGCTAATGCAGCAATATTTGATAAAAAGATAAATGCTGGAGATGTTATTGTAATAAGATATGAAGGACCTAAGGGTGGCCCTGGTATGAGAGAAATGCTTCAAGCAACAGCAGCAATTGCTGGTATGAAATTAGATGATTCTGTTGCATTAATAACTGATGGAAGATTTAGTGGTGCAACAAGAGGAGCATCTATAGGTCATGTTTCTCCAGAAGCAGCAGCAGGTGGAGTTATTGGATTATTAAAAGATGGAGATATAATTTCAATAGATATTAATAATAATAAGCTTGAAGTTAAATTAAGCGATGAAGAATTAGAAGAAAGAAGAAAGAATTTTAAACCTCTTGAAGCAAAAGTTAAAGAAGGTTATTTAGCAAGATATGCTAAACTTGTAAGTTCTGCAGCAGAAGGAGCAATACTTAAATAG